A genome region from Gigantopelta aegis isolate Gae_Host chromosome 3, Gae_host_genome, whole genome shotgun sequence includes the following:
- the LOC121368665 gene encoding putative nuclease HARBI1 translates to MVCDSSMKITNVVARWPESSHDSRIFRSSTLRDHLEDRTIRGILLGDNGYACERYLLTPVLRAGTDSERRYNTSHRRTCNIIERVFGLLKRRFPCIGVDSRLRCHIETSKAVIVALCVLHNISHDNGDADFPGNDVHALQNHVNIREQNNPRGLAFRRMLKQNNFH, encoded by the coding sequence ATGGTGTGTGATTCTTCCATGAAGATAACAAATGTGGTGGCACGATGGCCAGAATCTAGTCATGACAGTCGTATCTTCCGCTCAAGCACTCTACGGGATCATCTTGAAGATAGAACAATCAGGGGGATTCTATTGGGGGACAATGGATACGCATGCGAGAGATACCTTTTGACGCCAGTTCTCAGAGCAGGTACTGATTCAGAACGCCGCTATAACACATCACACCGGCGCACATGTAACATCATAGAACGTGTGTTTGGATTACTGAAGAGAAGGTTCCCCTGCATCGGTGTGGATTCACGTTTACGTTGTCACATTGAAACAAGTAAAGCTGTCATTGTTGCCCTATGTGTCCTTCACAATATTTCTCATGACAATGGAGATGCAGACTTTCCAGGAAATGATGTCCATGCCCTACAGAATCATGTCAACATCAGAGAGCAGAATAACCCCAGGGGATTAGCATTCCGCAGAATGctcaaacaaaataattttcactaa